One genomic window of Ctenopharyngodon idella isolate HZGC_01 chromosome 18, HZGC01, whole genome shotgun sequence includes the following:
- the fgf7 gene encoding fibroblast growth factor 7, whose protein sequence is MRKWTLPWKLPKLPCGLWLHVMLVVSRVCVCDGDRVAGQASVTDCSKHERHTRNYDYMEGGDVRIRRLYSRTQWFLMIDENGNINGTQDPNNCYSVLEIRTVSEGGVLAIKGLKSQYYISMNRTGMLQGKKEYNDSCNFKEVFLENYYTAYASVKKTKDGKEMFIALSKNGRPLKGKKTRRESITSHFIPRKCKEDEKKLA, encoded by the exons ATGCGCAAATGGACGCTGCCATGGAAACTGCCTAAGTTGCCGTGTGGACTGTGGTTGCACGTCATGCTGGTTGTCAgccgtgtgtgcgtgtgtgatgGCGACAGGGTCGCTGGGCAGGCGTCTGTGACTGACTGTTCCAAACACGAACGCCACACCAGGAACTACGACTACATGGAAGGAGGGGACGTTCGAATCCGACGCCTCTATAGTCGCACACAGTGGTTTCTGATGATTGATGAGAACGGGAATATCAACGGAACGCAGGATCCCAACAACTGCTACA GTGTTCTGGAGATCAGGACGGTTTCTGAGGGCGGCGTGTTGGCCATAAAAGGACTGAAGAGCCAGTATTACATTTCCATGAACCGCACCGGAATGTTACAGGGCAAA AAAGAATACAACGACAGCTGCAACTTCAAAGAAGTGTTTTTAGAGAACTACTACACAGCGTACGCCTCCGTCAAAAAGACTAAAGACGGCAAAGAGATGTTCATCGCTCTGTCAAAAAACGGCCGGCCGCTGAAAGGAAAGAAGACAAGGAGAGAGAGCATCACTTCTCACTTCATCCCTCGAAAGTGCAAGGAAGACGAGAAGAAGCTGGCGTGA